A genomic stretch from Malus domestica chromosome 15, GDT2T_hap1 includes:
- the LOC103415878 gene encoding glycerophosphocholine acyltransferase 1-like, whose amino-acid sequence MSSGDDPMEETNGDSFHQAMRQRLKDRSKKVAQTKEILSKQAVQTREILSKQAVKIAKQAEEHEKFINKVTHFVGVLSFGGFCFLLGARPQDTRYVYCLFYFIFVPLRWIYYRFKKWHYYLLDFCYYANTIFLVDLLLYPRNEKFFMVCFSFAEGPLAWALIVWRCSLVFSSLDKLVSVLIHLLPGLVFFTIRWWDPATFAAMHPEGTSRRASWPYVENKSYLWIWLFWVPLFAYTLWQALYFLIVNVLRRQRLLRDPEVMTSYRELSKKAQKANNVWWRLSGLLGDQNRLLMYTLLQAVFTVATMALTVPIFLSYELHFIFQILKVSASVWNGGSFLLEVMPRQVILKEKKKSEVQPTETRGDQPSDYDQRTHNSVEASPSPPN is encoded by the exons ATGTCCAGCGGCGACGACCCTATGGAGGAAACAAATGGGGATTCGTTTCACCAAGCAATGAGGCAACGGTTGAAAGATCGGTCAAAG AAAGTTGCTCAGACCAAAGAGATTTTGTCGAAGCAAGCGGTTCAGACCAGAGAGATCCTCTCAAAGCAGGCTGTGAAGATCGCCAAACAAGCTGAGGAGCATGAAAAGTTCATCAACAAG GTGACGCATTTTGTGGGGGTTCTCAGTTTCGGTGGATTTTGCTTCCTCTTAGGAGCAA gACCGCAAGATACGCGATATGTGTATTGCTTGTTCTATTTCATCTTTGTTCCTCTTCGTTGGATATACTATCGGTTCAAGAAATGGCATTACTACCTTTTG GACTTTTGCTACTATGCCAACACGATATTTTTGGTTGACCTGCTTCTTTATCCAAGGAACGAAAAGTTTTTCATGGTTTGCTTCTCATTTGCTGAG GGGCCGTTAGCATGGGCATTGATTGTTTGGCGTTGTAGCTTGGTTTTTAGTTCTCTTGACAAACTTGTTAGTGTCCTCATACATCTTCTACCCG GGTTAGTTTTCTTCACTATTCGATGGTGGGATCCAGCAACTTTTGCAGCGATGCATCCGGAAGGAACTTCTCGCAGAGCTTCATGGCCTTATGTAGAAAACAAATCCTACCTTTGGATATGGCTCTTTTGGGTGCCCTTGTTTGCTTACACCCTTTGGCAGGCTTTGTATTTTCTCATTGTCAATGTTTTACGTCGGCAAAGGCTGTTGAGAGATCCCGAAGTCATGACTTCTTACAG GGAGCTCTCAAAGAAGGCACAGAAAGCAAACAATGTATGGTGGCGCTTGAGCGGTTTGCTTGGGGATCAGAATCGCTTGCTCATGTACACTCTACTCCAAGCCGTATTTACTGTGGCAACAATGGCACTCACGGTCCCTATCTTCTTGTCATATGAACTGCACTTTATCTTCCAAATTCTCAAGGTTTCCGCTTCTGTGTGGAACGGAGGTAGTTTCTTGCTGGAGGTGATGCCGAGGCAAGTGATTctcaaggagaagaagaaatcgGAAGTGCAGCCAACAGAGACTCGGGGAGATCAACCATCGGATTATGATCAAAGGACGCACAATTCAGTCGAGGCATCACCAAGTCCTCCGAACtag